A segment of the Novipirellula galeiformis genome:
CGGGCGACGTTAGAAACGTTGCGGTTGCCGACACGCTTGTTAACCCCGTTCCTCGTTCTGATCCTACTCAGCTTGCTGACACCGCGAGGCAGCACCGAGGTCTTGAATCGATACTTTGCCAAAATGAACACCCCGGTCGTAGCCGACCCCGAGGCTGATCAAGCATTGCTCGAGCAGGCTTACGCTTCTCCGGCGACCACCGCAACGCGTAAATTGTTCCCAGCGTCGGATTGGGAATTTGTCAAACCGACGAGCAAGGACGTGGCCGGTTTTGTCGCCTCGTGTATCTTCTGTGTTCTGTTCGTCGGAATGCTAATGTGGGTCGCAACGATCGGCAGCGTGTCTGGGAATTGATGCAATGGCCGTTTGAATTGGTTTGGGCACTCGCGGTGCATGGATTTTCCAGCACCGCGTCTGGGCATTGTTGAGTTCGTGACCGGTCTCCGCCCAAGCAGTCGGATTTCACCAAGCAAATCACAACCCGACGCGTCAGCGAGGGACCGAGTCAAGATTGAGATCCCCTCGCTGACGCTTCGGGTTGTCAATAAAGCACAACTTCAAAACGCACGCGAAGGGCTATTCACCTCAACGGCGAAGGTGGCTCACTTGGGCTCCGATTGACGGATCAATCGGTGTGGCTGCGGTATCGTTCCCTCAGCGATCCGGCCGCGTTCGCGTTGTCCCGATCCACGACGTCCTTTGTCCCCCAATTCGCTTCTCCCGCGTTCGGCCAACTGCATCAATCGATCGACGACCTCAGGATGCTCCGCAGCAACGTTATGCTCGCTGGCGATATCGTCAACGACATTAAAGAGCAATGCCGATCGGGGTTGATTCGGTTTAAAGTGCGGATGCCCCGCCGCTTCAACCGGCAGGAACAACTTCCAAGGTCCGCTACGGACCGCTTGCAATTGGTCTTGGTGGTAATAGTACAGCACTTCATAGGGCGACTTTGCGTCGTCGTGCCCGAACAACAGGGGGGCGATATTGTGGCCGTCGATCTTAGGACGGCTGGGAACCTCGCCACCGGCAAGTTGGGTGAACGTGGGCAACAGATCCATCGTGGTAGCGAGCTCGTCACAGACCGTTCCGGCAGGCACTTTGCCGGGTTGCCACACGATCGTGGGCACGCGAAAGGCGCCTTCGCTGGTCGTATAGCCACGGCCATGGAGCGGTCGATTGGAACCGCGACGAAGATCATTGGGGTCGCGATTGATTGGCGCGCCGTTGTCCGAGGTCCAAATCACAAACGTGTTTTCGGCGATCCCCAATTCCTGCAACTGATCGAGCATCACTCCCATCGACCAATCCAGTTCTTCGATGGAATCTCCCCACGGGCCGTTGGCGCTTTTGCCTTTGAATTCAGTGCTCGAAAACGGCGTCGAGGTGCTGCCGGGCATCGCTTGGGGAAAATACAGAAAAAAGGGCTCGTCTTTATGCGATGCAATCCATTGCATTGCCTGTTCGGTGTAACGCTTGGTCAAGCCATCACGATCACACGGAGCTTCGATCACCGTTTCGTTTTCCATCAACGGCAGCGGTGGCCACTTCGATCCATCCTGCCAAACTCGCTCCGTCATATCGTCGGAGTAGGGGACGCCAAAGAACCAATCAAAGCCATGCCGCGTGGGTAAAAATTCAGGCTGATCCCCCAAATGCCACTTACCGACAATCGCCGTCGCATAGCCCTGGGCTTTTAACGATTCTGCGATCGTCGTTTCATCAGGATTTAAACCGTAGGGCGAGACCGGACGCAGCACTTGGCCGTCTCGAGGGTTCGTGTGCAAGCCGATCCGTTGCGAGTAACACCCTGTGATAATGCTCGCTCGCGAGGGAGTGCACACGCCAGCGGTGACACAGAAATGAGTGAACTTACGGCCTTCCTTTGCCATTCGATTGAGATTCGGGGTGCGATGCAGCGTCGACCCAAACGGCTCGATGTCGCCGTACCCCAAGTTGTCACAGTAGATGATGATAAAGTTGGGCTTGCTTCCTTCATCCGCATGGCTGTGAGACAAATCAACCATCATCGTCGCGATGAAGAGGGCCAAAATGGCAAGATGGCAGTTAAGTGGGAGTAAGGCGTGCATGAGCCGGTGTCACCTGCGCTGGGTGGTGGGGTGGGCGAGGAAAATGATTGTAAATCAGTTTAACCCAAGTGACCGTGCCGTTGGTGTCGTTGATCGACGCAGGCTTGAGTCACGGTCCGAGATCCCGTGCTACGGGCTCCCTTCCTGCGGGCTATGTTTCGATGGGCTCCCTTCCTACGGGCTCACTTCCTATAGACGTCCTTCCCGTTACCACCGTGCGTGCTCCAGGCTCACCCCTTGCAGGGGGCAAAATGTTCAACGATTTTGCGTGCCGCGCGTAAACCATCGACTGCGGCGGTGACAATTCCACCGGCATACCCCGCCCCTTCCCCAACCGGATAAACACCAGGCATCGCCGGAATTTGAAACGACTCACGATCACGATCGATTCGGACCGGAGAACTGCCCCGCATCTCAGGCCCGACCAAAACCGCGTCGGGAAGGTACTTGCCTTTCCATTTTTCATTCATCAACGGCAACCCGGCGTGGATCGCTTTGGCAATCACCGGAGGCAGAACTTCGTTCAAGTTCCGCGGAACGGCACCTCGTTGATACGAGGACGGAACGACATCCTTGCTCGAAGGCGTGCGATTGGCCAGAAAATCATGGGCGCGTTGCACCGGAGCCTGATAGTCGGCACCGGCGAGTTGAAAGGCGATGGCTTCGTATTTTCGCTGGACCTCGACGCCCGCCAGCGGATGGTCGCTGCCGAATTGATCCGGATCCAACGTGACCACCAAACCGCTGTTTGCAAAGGGTGTGTCATGCCGCGAATTGCTCATCCCGTTAGAGCAATACATGTTCGGCTCCGAAACACTCGGGATCACGATTCCCCCAGCACACATACAAAACGTGAACAGATCGCGTTCTCCTTTGGCAACCAACGTATAGTCGGCCGCGCCGAGTTGCTCGAGGTACTCAGGGCGGCCGTACTTATGCTCGTTAATCAGTGCTTGCGGTTGCTCGATACGAAGCCCAAGTTGGAACGCTTTCGCTTGCAGCGGACACCCCGCCTCGAGCAACATGTGGTAGGTGTCGCGCGCGCTATGCCCCATCGCCAGCAACACATGCGAGGTCGGGATCGAACCGGTGGAGGTCGACAATCCCGTCAGTCGTCCCTCGCTGAATGTCAGCCCATCAAAACGACAACCGAAGCGGTACTCGCCACCCAACGCTTCAATCTTTCGCCGAAAGTTGCGACAGATCATCGGCAGTTTGTTGCTGCCAAGATGGGGACGATGTTCATACATCAAGGACGGACGACCGCCGCAATCGACGAAACTCTGCAACACCCAATCAACGTCGGGCCCAGTGATACGGCAAGTCAGTTTTCCGTCACTGAAGCACCCCGCGCCTCCTTCGCCAAATAGATAGTTGTTCTCCTGATCGAGTTCGCCGCCCCGATCAAACTTGCGAATCGCAGGCACACGCTCTTTGACCGCCAGCCCGCGTTCCAAAATAATCGGCCGGTACCCTTTCAATGCCAAGTAGTATCCGGCCAATAATCCGGCGGGACCGGAACCGACGATCACCGGTCGCTGTGGCAACTCCTCCTTGCCTGGATCAGGATCAAAGAACGGCTTCGGCTGGTACGGTTCTACACGAACATCAAGCGAACGTCTCGTCTTCACGTCATCCGGGACGTCCACCACCAACGAATAGACGAATTGCAGACTTTCGCGTTGGCGAGCATCGAGACTCTTCCGCAAAATCCGGAGCGAGCGAAATTGATCCTCGTTGATCCCCACCGCGGCTGCGGCTCGTGAGGCTAGATCGGTCTCAGGCGATTCGACGCGTGTGCGAAGATTGGTGATTCGCAGCATCATTGGCGTTGGCTTTCGAGTGGGGGGGAGGAGACTTGCTCGATGATGATCCGTCAAAGTAAATCTGGCATCGATATGGACGAGATGGAGGGCACTCCCCGCGCTCGCTGCTAGGAGTGATATTTGACTCAAACCGAACGGATTTGAATACCGCAGAAGCCAAAAAGGGGGCACGCGGCCATCCTGGGCGAGACCGCTGCGAAGGATTGGCCGGTGGGAAGCGGCCAATCATCCCACATCAATTTTTAATAGGCTCTCGCCTGGACGGTGGAAAAGTTGGGGTTTCGGTTTTTTGGGTTTTCGCAATTTTCATCCCGACGGGATGACAGACCGTAGCCGGTGGTTTGAGCGCAGCGAACACCACCGCAAAGCCAACGGTTCGGATGCCGGGGATGTCGCTACGCTTATCCCCGGCTATTCTCTTAGCCCCCCTTCGGGATGAAGCCAAAGCCGTCAGCACGAAGATCGCGGACCAAAAATGCCTTCACGAAATGCGCTGTCCATACCAAGGTTTTAGCAGCCCAGCTCTAGCTCAGCGGCGCCGCTTGTTGGCGGCGAATCTCGTACAGCAGAATTCCCGCCGCGACCGCCGCATTCAACGACGTCACTTTGCCCTGCATCGGAATGCAGACGCGTTGGTCGCAAAGCGCCAATAGCTCAGGTTGAATCCCGGTCGCTTCGCTGCCAATCACCAGCGCGGTCGCGCCACGGAGCTGTGAATCCCAGACACTTGTTTTCGTATTGGAATCGGCAGCAATCAATTGCATTCCTTGATCTTTCACGAACTGGGCGGTGCCGAGCAAGTCGTCCACCTGGACGATCGGAATATGGTTCACAGCACCCGAAGAGGAACGGGCGACATGCGGGGTCACCTCCGCTTGGCTTCGATTGCCGACAATCACCGCCACCACGTTGGCACCATCACAACAGCGCAGAATGGCTCCGAAATTAAAGGTGTCCTGCAAACGATCACAGATCACGACCAACGGGGGTGACGTGGCGACTTCGGCGGGCGGCGATGCGTCGCTGGCGTGACCGACCAAAGCTTGGCGAAGGACCGGCGTAAAGGATTCCAAGGTTTGATAGGGGAACCCGCCCAATCGCACTACCAATCCTTGGTGCTCACTCGAACGTGACAGTTGCTCAAGTCGAGCATTGTCGACGATTTCCAGCGGAATTCCTGCAGCTTGCTTGGCAAGCAACAAGTCCGAGAATTGATCAAACGCCTTTTGATTTGCGTAAATCTCATTGACCGGCCATGTCCCCGTGACCAGCGTTTCGGTGACGGCATGATGCCCCCACAACCAACCGCGTTGATGATTTCCGCTGTAGTTGCCCTTCGACTTCTTCGCTTTCCTGTTCTTCTTGCGTGTCGGTTCAACCATGGGGCAATGTTTTTCCGCAGCCTGCGGCGGTTCCGTGATCAGGGGGGGGCGTAGCTTTTGAAGTTGCGTGTTTTTCACAATACGAAGCGTGAGCGAGGGAATCTCGATCTTGACTCGGTCCCTCGCAGACGTTTCGGATTATGATTCTCCGGGAAAAACGATTATAGCGCCACTTCAAAAGACGTAGCAACGGTCCACAAAACACCGCGTGAGCTTCCTGAGTAGGAAAACATCGCGGTGTGGGACCGCGAATTGTAACCTAACTCCGAAAGCTCACAAAGGAGCGACACACACCACCGAACCGAGGCCATTTTGGTTGACGTGACGGACGCTGATGCTGCTACGCGGATGCCATTCGGCTAGCTCACCAACTCTTCCCAACGAACGCGATTCTCTTTCATCGCTTGAACCAAGTCCTTAGGAACGGCGCCTTCCTCGACCAACGTCCACCCGGTAAAGCTTTCTGCGTCGGTCGCCTTCAACATCGGAAACAACTCGGTCCAAGGATACTTGTTGTTGCGAAGGTCGTGGATGTGAACCGTCCCCATTCGATCCTTCAACAAGTTGTAGTTGTGCTTGAGTCCCTCACCATTCATGTCCGCCGGGTTACAATTCCAGCAAACCGCGACGTTCGGGTGGTCGGCGATGTCCATGATCGTCTTCATGTGATGGATCTCCGACGTCCCTCGACCGTGCACTTCGACTCGGATTTGCACGCCGTAGTCGGCGGCATAACGACCGACCTCATTGAGCGATTTGCCGATCTGCTCGAGCGTTTGCTCGACGGGACGTCCCGCGGGCAATCCATTGGGCCGCACCTTCACGCCGCTGCCGCCGACATCCTTACACAGTTTCACAAACTGTTGAGTTTCTTCGATATTCTTCTTCAGCACCGCGGGGTCAATCGCGTGATACTCACACGCGCTGCCAAGTCCGACGACGGCCACGTTGCTGTCTGCGAATTGTTTGCGAACGTGATCGCGTTGTTTCGCATCCAACGTGATTTCGACGCCGTGCTTGTGAGTGCTACGTAATTCAACGCCGCTGAAATTGGACGCTTCGCAATTCTTAATGAGGGTCGGTACATCCCAATCCTTGCCCCAATTGTAAGTAACCAGACCGAGTTGAAGTGGATTCTTGGCAGCTTCGGCAGCCCCGAGGCGCGGTGCCGAGAGTGCGGCAAGGCCGACAGCGGAATGGGCGAGAAATTGACGACGATCGAGTGACATCTTGGATTCCTTTATGAAGGTGACCCATCGCGACGATTCCCAGCGAATAGGAGCGGGAATCTGGCCAGCGATAAGGAAGGGGGGACAGGTGAACAAACACTCGCCTGGGGGCGAATTTTCGGTGGGTGGGGTTATCCGGAGCCGTAGCTCGGCGTCACAGTATAACCACGCGGCGTGCCGGCGTGGAGAAAACTTGACTTAACAATCCACTGGAGACTCGCGAGCTCAACGACGCTCCGTCCAACGACTCCCAATCGTGATGAAAATCGAAGGACAACGATTCACGCTTCGAGCGACCAAGCATGCTATTTCTGTAGCACCAACTTTTGAGCTCGCTTGCCAATGATGTCCCCGACATAAATGTTTCCATGCGAATCGAGCGCCAAACCGTGCAACCAATTCACATCACCCGGCTGCTCTTTGCCATCTTCGCCCTTCGGGATCGTCCATAATTGAAGCACTTTTCCCTTGGTATTGAATTTCATCAGCACTTGGTCTTTCGGCGGGCAACTCAGCGGCGCACCGGGGTAGTCGGGATCATTCCTCCACTGCATCGGTGACGCGCCGCAAACCCAAATGTGATCCTCTGCGGTAACACAGAAACCCCAGGGCACGATCACGTTGTCCCAACTATCCAACAACGTGCCTTGTTGATCATAAATCATCACGCGGGCATTGTTTCGGTCCGCGACGTACAACCGTCCTGCCGAGTCGATCGCCATCGCGTGAGGCAACGAAAACTGTTCCGGTCCCGTCCCCAAACTGCCCCAAGCCTTGACGAAATTTCCTTTGCCATCGTAGTGGACGACGCGATTGTTGCCGTAGCCGTCCGAGACAAACACGTCGCCGTTGGCCGCGATCGCCATATCGGTGGGTTTGTCGAGATGCGTATTGTCTTCCCCCGACACGCCTGGGGTCCCAATCGTCAACAACACCTTGCCCTCGGGACTGAATTTCCGAATCACATGCAAACCAATATCGGCAACCCAGATGTTCCCTTCGTCATCAATCTTCAAATGATGAGCCGTCTCGATCGTATCATCGCCCCATGAACGCACGAGCTTTCCGTCCGTCGTATAGACCTGGATCGGAGGCTTCGAACGCGTGAACACATACACATGGTCATGCTTGTCAACCGCGACGGCCGGAACGGCTTCCCAAATGAAATCGTCGGGTTTCTGTGGCCACGTCGGATCGACACGATACCAAGGGGCAACATTGACGCGTGGGTAATCGGGCGATTTCCCCTTGTCAGGCTCCGCAGCATGCGACGGATCCGAAAACGTAGTCGTAGTGCAGAGCGCAACGGCACAAGCAAGCAACGGCAGGTGGCGTGTCATATATCTAGGTTCTCTCAAAAGATGACGGGGCAGTGGTCTAGATAATCTAGTCGATGCACAAGCACGCGTGGGGTCGCGCTGGGCCCCATTGGAGAACGAGTGGTTTTAAAAACGCGGGCTCGTTAAACCAAACCGGTCGCTTCATAGAGCGCAATCACGACGAACACAGCCAATGTCTTGATCATTGTAATTGCAAAGATGTCGCCATACGCTTGGCGATGCGTCAGCCCAGTGACGGCCAACAACGTAATGACGGCACCATTGTGAGGCAGCGTGTCCATCCCACCGCTGGCCATCGACGCCACACGATGCAGCACCTCCATCGGGATTCCCGCCGCCTGGGCGTTTTCAATGAACGATTCCGACATCGCTGCCAAGGCGATGCTCAAGCCGCCCGAAGCGGATCCAGTGACGCCCGCCAGTGCGGTCACGGTGACCGCTTCGTTGACCAACGGGTTCGGGATGGACTTCATTGCATTGGAAACGATTAGAAAGCCGGGCAACGCCGCGATCACCGCACCAAATCCATACTCGGACGCCGTGTTAGTGGCGGCCAACATCGCGCCCGAGATCGCCGGCTTCGTGCCTTCGGAAAGCTTGTCACGCACCTGTCGCCAAGCGAGCAACAACACCGATAAGATCCCGATCAACAACGCGGCTTCGATCGACCAAATCGCTGAAATCTTCGCGACCTCTTGTTGGATCGGTTCCGCCGAACCTACCACCGAGGGCAAAAAGGAGTGGTGTTCGTCGTACAGACGAGGGATCACGCCGGTGAGAATTTTGTTTGTCGCCGCAACCAGGATCAAGGGCAGGATCGCGATCCAAGCGGCCGGTAGGGTATCGTGATGAAACGGCTCAGGTTCATTGAGCAGCTTGTCTCCGTAACCTTCGCCTTGGGCGGCAGCCCGGCGGCAACGTGATTGCAGATAGAGCAGGCCAACGACACACACAAACAAACTGCCCGCAATGCCCAACCACGGTGCGGCGTAAATATTGGTTTTGAAAAACGCAGCGGGAATCACATTCTGGATCTGCGGCGTTCCCGGCATTGCGTCCATCGTGAAGCTAAACGCCCCCAACGCAATCGTGGCAGGCATCAATCGCTTGGGGATTCCACTTTGACGGAACAATTCGGCAGCAAAGGGATAAACCGCGAACACCGCCACGAACAACGACACACCGCCGTACGTCAATAACGCGCTGACGACAACGATGCTCAACACCGAACGGCGAGGTCCCAACAAAACGATGATCGACGACGCGATCGACTTGGCAAACCCCGATAACTCCATCGTTTTGCCAAACACAGCGCCCAACAGGAAGATCGGAAAATAGAGTTTTAAAAACCCGGCCATCTTTTCCATGAATAGCCCCGTGAACATCGGCGCGACCTCCGCCGGGTCGGTCAAAAACACCGCCCCCATCGCTGCCACCGGTGCAAACAAGATCACGCTAAAACCGCGATAGGCCGCCAGCATCAAAAACCCAAGCGCCGCCAAGATGATCAATAAACTCATTGCGCCGTCCAGCCTCCGTCAATGGTGATCGCTTGCCCGGTCACATTCCGCGCCAACGGACTGATCAGATAGCCAACGGCCCCCGCAACCTCTTCACAGCTAATGAAGGCCTTTTTCGGCATCGGAGCAAGCATCACATCGTCGATCACTTGTTGTTCGGAAATACCTCGAGCGCGAGCTTGATCGCCGATTTGAGCGTCGACCAACGGGGTGCGAATGTAGGCGGGACAGATCACGTTGCTGGTGATGTCGGTGCCGGCCGTCTCTAACGCCAGCACCTTAGAAAATCCAATCAACGAGTGTTTCGCAGCGGTGTAGGCCGACTTGTAAGGCGACGCAACGAGCGAATGAATCGAGCCGATATGAATGATGCGGCCAAATCCCGACGCGCGCATACCGGGCAGCGCCGCGCGTGTCATTAGAAATGTGCCTTTGACCATCACATCGATCAATAAATCCCACTTCGCGACTGGAAACTCATCCAAGGGAGCGACGTGCTGTAACCCCGCATTGTTGATCAAAACCCCAACGGGGCCGTGTTCATCGAGCAATCGTTGAGCGTCGGCTTCGGAAGTCACATCCAAGCGGTGCGCCGTTGCTGTTCCCCCCGCGGCAACGATCTCCCCCGCGACGCTCTGGGCACGCGTCTCGTCGACATCCGTGACCAATATCGTGTGTCCTTGTTGCGCTAGTGAAATCCCCAAGCTGCGCCCCAAGCCGCTGCCCGCGCCGGTGATTAGGATCGTCTGATTCATGAGCCAAGCTGGGATTGTTGGAGGAATTGGTCGCGAAGCACGCGGCGCATCACTTTATTGGAAGTGGTACGTGGTAGCGCGTCGATAAAAACGAGATCGTGGATTTTGAACAAGGGATTCAATTCTCGACGGATCGCACACTGCATGTGCTCCATCATCGAGGCTTTGTCCTGCGGGTGTCCTTGAGCCGCGACGACATACACGACCAAACGACTCGGACCGCCACCAGGAGCCACAGCGATCGCAGCGGTTTCGGAGACCCCCTGGGCGGTTTGCAACACCCGTTCGATTTCAGCGGAGCTGACCTTGATGCCCCCCAAATTCATCGTGTCATCGGCGCGTCCCAAGGCGCGCCAACCGCCGCCGGGAAGCCGCTCCATTTGGTCACCATGACGCCGCAACCGTTCCCCATTAGGCCCCTTCGGGGTGTCGGCATAGTAGGCTTCGTGATGGTCCTTGTTCATCAGCGTCGTGGAGCATCCGATCGAAGGCGGGACCAAAAACACCTCGCCACTGTCGGCCGGTTCACCGGCCTCATTGAGGATCACCATGTCTAACCCCAACGTGGGTGTGTTGAATTCCGCAGCCACACAGGGCCGCGCGAGGACATTCGTGATGTAGCCACCACCAATCTCGGTTCCGCCACAATATTCGATGATCGGGCGGCCCTCGGCTTGTTCCATCAACCAACGCATGTCACCAACGTCCGAGCACTCACCGGTCGAACTGAACAATCGGATGGAGGACCAATCCAGCCCCTCAGTCGCTCCGGTCGCACGCCAGGTTTTCACCAGGCTGGGGACGACACCGAGCATCGTGGTACGCGAGTCTTGGACGAAGCGACAAAACTCGGCGCCCGTCGGAGCGCCGCAATACAGTCCCATCGTGGCGCGGTTCAAGAGGCTAGAGAAAATCAACCATGGCCCCATCATCCACCCAATGTTCGTCGGCCAAACCACGACGTCACCGGGGCGAACGTCATGATGAAAATGCGAGTCGGCGGCACATTTCAACGGGGTGGTTTGAGTCCACGGAATGACCTTCGGTTCGCCGGTCGTGCCCGAAGAAAAGAGGATATTCAGCGGCGCCGAGGGGTCTTGAACGACCACGGGAGCGGCATCCGCATCGCCTAGGAAATCGCTCCACCGACAATCGATCTCGCGCATTTCCACTCCCTCGTCGTCTCCGATCACGATCGCCAGAGGTGCCTCGGCCTCCTTCACGCTGGCGTAAAGCGGATGGGATTTGCCACCGCGGCGGATGACGTCTTGAGTAAAGATCCCCACGGCGTTGGAAAGTTCGAGACGCGTGCTGACCTCCTTGGGACGAAAACTATCCGCGATACTGACGGCGACACATCCAGCCCACAAAATGCCCAGATAGATCGCCACACACTCGGGCGTCATCGGCATCATGATCGCCACCGCGTCGCCGGGCGTGAACCCACATCGGACCAACCCAGAGGCAACGCGAGCAGACATCGTTTTCAATTCACCCACGGTGATCACCGAGAGCTCGCCACCCTCGGCGCGATACACGATCGCCGGGGAATCCGCCGGAGCGGAAAAACAGCTTTCGACAATGTTCATCTTCGCGCCCGGAAACCAACTCGGCGATTCCACTCCGCCGGAAAGGTCGAGCACGCGATCATAGGGCTGGTGAAATTGAATGCCCAACCGATCGATCACGGCGGCCCAATAACGCTCACGCTCGTGCACCGACCAGGCATGCAGGTCGCCATAAGAATCGACCGCCGCATGCCGCATCAACCAACCCACGTTGGTGTCGACAAGGGATTCGGGCGTTGGGGTCCAGACGCCAGCGGAGTTTGCTTTAACGGTTTTCATGACGGACGCTCCACAACCACGGCACATCCCATTCCACCACCGACGCACAACGATGCTAGACCGCGACCTGGCTGGCGATGTGCCAAATGAACCAGCAGCCGCGCCCCGCTGGCTCCGATCGGGTGCCCCAATGCGATCGCGCCGCCATCGGGATTCACCTTCGCTTCGTCCAGGTCGAGTTCTTTGATACAAGCGAGCGATTGGGAAGCAAACGCTTCATTAAGTTCGATCATGTCGAAATCTCGCGCGTCGACGCCGAGCTTTCGCACCGCGTGGACCGGGCCCATTCCCATCAGCGAAGGCTCGCAACCGGCCGCCGCAGTCGCGGTCAGCACCATCATCGGCTGCAACCCACACTCGCGGCCCCATTGTTCGTCACAGAGCAGCAGCAGTGCCGCGCCATCGTTGATCCCCGAAGCGTTGCCGGCCGTTACCGTACCCTCTTTCTTAAACATCGGTGCCAGCGACGAGAGTTTTTCATACGTCGTGCCCGGTCGTGGATGCTCGTCCGCATCGAGCCCATCGACCGCAACGATTTCCGAGTGAAAATGGCCAGCGTTTAGGGCCGCCGCACATCGCGACTGACTGGTCGCGGCAAAACGGTCTTGGGACTCGCGTGAGATCCCGTGCAACTCCGCCACACGCTCCGCCGTCAATCCCATGTGCTCGCTGCTGAAGGCATCGGTCAATCCGTCGCGTAACAACGAATCGACGAGCACGCCATCACCAAGTTTGTAGCCACCGCGGGCACGCGGTAACAAATACGGGGCGTTGGACATCGATTCGGTTCCACCGCACAACACCATCCGCGCTGAACCGTGTTGGATCGATTGAGCCGCCAGCATCACCGCTTGCATGCCTGAGGCACACATCATGTTGACCGTGAACGCGGGCACTTCCATCGGCAACCCCAATCCAACGCCCACTTGTCGAGCGACGTTCATTCCCAAGCCTGCACCGAGCACATTTCCAATGATAACGGAGTCAATCCGGTGAGGATCGATGCCTGCGATTACCTCGCGCCCCGCAGCGACCGCTAAATCGACCGCAGAATGTTTGGCCAGCGCCCCAAGTAACCGCCCCTGAGGTGTACGTTTTGCCGCGACGATCCAGACGGCGTTGCTACGGTTTGTCAACTTTTTACTCACTCGCGTTCTTGACTTAAAATGTGGGGTGGGTGCGGGAATCCCGGCTCGGCGGCTTAAGCATGGTTGCACTTGCAACCTTCGCTGCCCCGCTTTGAAGTTGCTTTTTTCATAACCCGATGCGTCAGCGAGGGAACATGACGCTCGACTCGGTCCCTCGCTGACGCTTCGGGTTATATTTTGTTGGAAAAAACGGCAAAACCGCAACTTCAAAACGCGTTAGCAGGGGATTCGATCCCACGTCGATAACAGGTCAATCATTCACCAACTGTTTTGAACTTT
Coding sequences within it:
- a CDS encoding NAD(P)/FAD-dependent oxidoreductase, translated to MMLRITNLRTRVESPETDLASRAAAAVGINEDQFRSLRILRKSLDARQRESLQFVYSLVVDVPDDVKTRRSLDVRVEPYQPKPFFDPDPGKEELPQRPVIVGSGPAGLLAGYYLALKGYRPIILERGLAVKERVPAIRKFDRGGELDQENNYLFGEGGAGCFSDGKLTCRITGPDVDWVLQSFVDCGGRPSLMYEHRPHLGSNKLPMICRNFRRKIEALGGEYRFGCRFDGLTFSEGRLTGLSTSTGSIPTSHVLLAMGHSARDTYHMLLEAGCPLQAKAFQLGLRIEQPQALINEHKYGRPEYLEQLGAADYTLVAKGERDLFTFCMCAGGIVIPSVSEPNMYCSNGMSNSRHDTPFANSGLVVTLDPDQFGSDHPLAGVEVQRKYEAIAFQLAGADYQAPVQRAHDFLANRTPSSKDVVPSSYQRGAVPRNLNEVLPPVIAKAIHAGLPLMNEKWKGKYLPDAVLVGPEMRGSSPVRIDRDRESFQIPAMPGVYPVGEGAGYAGGIVTAAVDGLRAARKIVEHFAPCKG
- a CDS encoding sulfatase family protein; translation: MVDLSHSHADEGSKPNFIIIYCDNLGYGDIEPFGSTLHRTPNLNRMAKEGRKFTHFCVTAGVCTPSRASIITGCYSQRIGLHTNPRDGQVLRPVSPYGLNPDETTIAESLKAQGYATAIVGKWHLGDQPEFLPTRHGFDWFFGVPYSDDMTERVWQDGSKWPPLPLMENETVIEAPCDRDGLTKRYTEQAMQWIASHKDEPFFLYFPQAMPGSTSTPFSSTEFKGKSANGPWGDSIEELDWSMGVMLDQLQELGIAENTFVIWTSDNGAPINRDPNDLRRGSNRPLHGRGYTTSEGAFRVPTIVWQPGKVPAGTVCDELATTMDLLPTFTQLAGGEVPSRPKIDGHNIAPLLFGHDDAKSPYEVLYYYHQDQLQAVRSGPWKLFLPVEAAGHPHFKPNQPRSALLFNVVDDIASEHNVAAEHPEVVDRLMQLAERGRSELGDKGRRGSGQRERGRIAEGTIPQPHRLIRQSEPK
- a CDS encoding peptidyl-alpha-hydroxyglycine alpha-amidating lyase family protein, with product MTRHLPLLACAVALCTTTTFSDPSHAAEPDKGKSPDYPRVNVAPWYRVDPTWPQKPDDFIWEAVPAVAVDKHDHVYVFTRSKPPIQVYTTDGKLVRSWGDDTIETAHHLKIDDEGNIWVADIGLHVIRKFSPEGKVLLTIGTPGVSGEDNTHLDKPTDMAIAANGDVFVSDGYGNNRVVHYDGKGNFVKAWGSLGTGPEQFSLPHAMAIDSAGRLYVADRNNARVMIYDQQGTLLDSWDNVIVPWGFCVTAEDHIWVCGASPMQWRNDPDYPGAPLSCPPKDQVLMKFNTKGKVLQLWTIPKGEDGKEQPGDVNWLHGLALDSHGNIYVGDIIGKRAQKLVLQK
- a CDS encoding sugar phosphate isomerase/epimerase family protein, yielding MSLDRRQFLAHSAVGLAALSAPRLGAAEAAKNPLQLGLVTYNWGKDWDVPTLIKNCEASNFSGVELRSTHKHGVEITLDAKQRDHVRKQFADSNVAVVGLGSACEYHAIDPAVLKKNIEETQQFVKLCKDVGGSGVKVRPNGLPAGRPVEQTLEQIGKSLNEVGRYAADYGVQIRVEVHGRGTSEIHHMKTIMDIADHPNVAVCWNCNPADMNGEGLKHNYNLLKDRMGTVHIHDLRNNKYPWTELFPMLKATDAESFTGWTLVEEGAVPKDLVQAMKENRVRWEELVS
- the rlmB gene encoding 23S rRNA (guanosine(2251)-2'-O)-methyltransferase RlmB, encoding MVEPTRKKNRKAKKSKGNYSGNHQRGWLWGHHAVTETLVTGTWPVNEIYANQKAFDQFSDLLLAKQAAGIPLEIVDNARLEQLSRSSEHQGLVVRLGGFPYQTLESFTPVLRQALVGHASDASPPAEVATSPPLVVICDRLQDTFNFGAILRCCDGANVVAVIVGNRSQAEVTPHVARSSSGAVNHIPIVQVDDLLGTAQFVKDQGMQLIAADSNTKTSVWDSQLRGATALVIGSEATGIQPELLALCDQRVCIPMQGKVTSLNAAVAAGILLYEIRRQQAAPLS